The following coding sequences are from one Nitrospirae bacterium YQR-1 window:
- a CDS encoding CHC2 zinc finger domain-containing protein has product MADLQKPDIVTVLPAGLALTRKGKHLWACCPLHGEKTASFKVDSERNRFHCFGCGAGGDSVEFVKLYHKTDFVGALRILGIAEGKPPKHDPLRMKKDESYKIYRLIMSVYENLLLAKLRILNRLRAEAKTIGDVEKIAPLYYEEQEIICQLDVLQLGTELERFDLYKEVFCD; this is encoded by the coding sequence ATGGCGGATTTGCAGAAGCCAGACATTGTAACCGTTTTACCCGCCGGGCTTGCCTTAACACGCAAGGGTAAGCACCTGTGGGCTTGCTGTCCTCTACATGGCGAAAAAACCGCAAGTTTCAAAGTTGACTCTGAACGGAACCGTTTTCACTGCTTTGGCTGTGGAGCAGGCGGCGATTCAGTCGAGTTCGTGAAGTTATACCATAAGACCGATTTTGTCGGAGCACTTAGAATCTTAGGTATTGCCGAAGGCAAACCACCTAAGCATGATCCGCTTAGGATGAAAAAAGACGAATCATACAAAATTTATCGTTTGATTATGTCCGTATATGAAAATCTTTTGCTTGCAAAGCTGCGCATTCTCAACCGCTTGCGTGCAGAGGCAAAGACCATAGGGGATGTTGAGAAAATCGCTCCACTGTATTATGAGGAGCAAGAAATTATATGCCAACTTGATGTTTTGCAGTTGGGTACTGAACTTGAGAGGTTTGACCTATACAAAGAGGTGTTCTGTGACTGA
- a CDS encoding DUF5659 domain-containing protein yields the protein MVKGSVQKIPVNDINLSAYLNCRGIKPELIPHGSTGHIAFNFPVSDETYKVVGDYNDNKPVPVLDFVNSLRSLKAQMMALKAGK from the coding sequence ATGGTAAAAGGAAGTGTACAGAAAATCCCCGTCAATGACATTAATTTATCAGCTTACCTGAATTGCAGAGGTATTAAGCCGGAGCTTATACCCCACGGCAGCACCGGTCATATCGCTTTTAATTTTCCAGTTAGTGATGAGACCTATAAAGTTGTTGGGGATTACAACGATAATAAACCCGTGCCGGTTTTGGACTTTGTGAATTCCCTCCGGTCACTTAAAGCACAAATGATGGCTCTGAAGGCGGGAAAGTGA